In Uranotaenia lowii strain MFRU-FL chromosome 2, ASM2978415v1, whole genome shotgun sequence, one genomic interval encodes:
- the LOC129747493 gene encoding uncharacterized protein LOC129747493, with product MRTKTNEFLLAFATAEYDIVMITETWLKDDSSNSELASTHNIYRCDRNSNNSHLRRGGGVLIAVRHGIDAVSVTAPDCDSLEQVIVRIKLQHRSVYLFSIYFRLNSETSLNTSHMSTLDYILNTATCQDFVVVAGDYNLPNLHWSYDEDANEVLPVNASTEQELAVIESTIACSLLNVNGRVLDLIFINRPDQAELVHPPKAILNTDRHHHPPILLLEYSSDEPMDTGSPLRQNLGFAHCNIERVAELLDETNWQSAFEDLNVDDAVSAFYGQLWSVLCEQTPH from the coding sequence ATGCGAACTAAAACCAACGAGTTCCTGTTAGCCTTCGCGACAGCCGAATACGACATTGTGATGATAACTGAGACGTGGCTGAAAGATGACAGTTCCAACTCCGAGTTAGCTTCAACCCATAACATTTACCGCTGTGATAGAAATTCTAATAATAGTCATCTTAGACGTGGTGGTGGTGTATTGATTGCGGTCCGACACGGTATCGATGCAGTATCTGTAACAGCACCTGATTGCGACAGCCTCGAACAAGTTATTGTGCGTATAAAGCTTCAACATCGTTCTGTATACTTGTTTTCTATCTACTTCAGGCTCAATAGCGAAACCTCTTTGAATACATCGCACATGTCCACTCTTGACTATATCCTGAATACAGCAACCTGCCAAGACTTCGTTGTTGTAGCTGGAGATTACAATCTACCGAATTTGCATTGGAGCTACGACGAAGATGCTAATGAAGTTTTGCCAGTGAACGCTTCCACAGAACAGGAACTCGCTGTGATCGAATCGACAATAGCGTGTTCCCTCTTAAACGTTAACGGCAGAGTTCTTGACCTCATTTTTATAAACAGACCCGACCAAGCTGAACTCGTGCACCCACCAAAAGCAATTTTAAACACTGACCGTCATCATCATCCACCAATTTTACTCCTTGAGTATAGTTCCGATGAGCCTATGGACACGGGTAGCCCTCTCAGACAAAATTTAGGCTTCGCGCACTGCAACATCGAAAGGGTTGCTGAATTATTAGACGAGACAAACTGGCAATCAGCTTTTGAAGATCTGAATGTCGATGATGCGGTATCTGCTTTCTACGGTCAACTTTGGAGCGTACTATGCGAGCAAACGCCCCATTAA